Proteins found in one Methanospirillum hungatei JF-1 genomic segment:
- a CDS encoding histidine kinase N-terminal 7TM domain-containing protein: MTYSLPAISLLCLISAAITFSLGIFVFARNPKSHVHQLFLLLCCSGAFWAFFEFMLRQATDPSFAYYWNMIGSEWIITIPVAIHFILLFTSHPLSKKSHLPIILLLFYAPALVFFIYDATHAWTYHFTFIEGYGFDSSPKPSHLLYIPEIIFAFIVAFFAIITCIRSYLKTPQIYKKLRRQILLVLMGISFPSGAGLIGIVFFSNISNGLSVAVAISYLGFVICISIAILRYGLFIVSATTAAETIITTIPDALILTTHDGEIITTNPAGLHLTGLGRGNNQERQIRNFIPETEFLQILQKIERNGSVSDEEMLFRGGFGPVPVSIAASEVKDLDGKPAGLVFIIRDITDRKASERALVQAREKLALMFKITRHDILNLLTAMTGYLCIAEDKAESLDASLTSDIRTCQDLAERIADHIRITGTYHEHESGEPIWQSLDSLIRRLIQEMSNTVQITADIEPVEIRADPLMYKVLYNIAENSVRHGENTTLITCESAILNDSFILVMEDNGKGILEEEKSRIFEPGFGKNTGLGLSFCQDILNYSGISIRETGKAGSGARFEILFPPGTWREKNT, encoded by the coding sequence GTGACATATTCACTCCCGGCCATCTCCTTGTTATGCCTGATATCAGCGGCTATCACTTTTAGTCTTGGGATTTTTGTTTTTGCTCGAAATCCGAAGAGCCATGTCCACCAGTTATTCCTTCTCCTCTGCTGTTCCGGAGCATTCTGGGCATTTTTTGAATTTATGCTGAGGCAGGCAACCGATCCTTCATTTGCATATTACTGGAATATGATCGGGTCAGAGTGGATCATCACCATCCCTGTCGCAATCCATTTTATCCTGCTGTTTACCAGTCATCCATTGAGCAAAAAATCACATCTTCCCATCATTCTGTTATTATTTTACGCCCCTGCCCTCGTGTTTTTTATCTATGATGCGACCCATGCATGGACATACCACTTTACCTTCATTGAAGGATATGGCTTTGATTCATCCCCCAAGCCTTCTCACCTTCTGTATATTCCTGAAATTATTTTCGCATTTATTGTTGCCTTTTTTGCAATAATCACCTGTATCAGGTCATATCTCAAAACACCCCAAATATACAAAAAATTAAGAAGACAGATCCTTCTGGTTCTGATGGGTATCAGTTTCCCATCCGGTGCAGGGCTTATCGGCATAGTGTTCTTCTCAAATATCTCCAATGGACTCTCCGTAGCCGTCGCAATAAGTTATCTTGGATTTGTCATCTGTATCAGTATCGCAATATTACGATACGGCCTGTTCATTGTCTCTGCAACAACAGCAGCGGAGACGATCATCACAACGATCCCAGATGCCCTCATCCTAACCACTCATGATGGAGAGATCATCACTACAAACCCTGCCGGTCTGCATCTGACGGGACTTGGGAGGGGCAATAACCAGGAGAGGCAAATCAGGAATTTTATTCCGGAAACTGAATTTCTTCAGATATTACAAAAGATTGAACGAAACGGATCTGTATCAGACGAGGAGATGTTGTTCAGGGGAGGGTTTGGGCCGGTGCCGGTCAGTATTGCTGCATCAGAGGTAAAGGACCTGGATGGAAAACCCGCAGGTCTTGTATTTATTATCAGGGATATAACCGACCGGAAAGCATCAGAAAGGGCCCTTGTTCAGGCACGAGAGAAACTGGCCCTGATGTTTAAGATCACCAGGCATGATATCTTAAACCTCCTGACCGCGATGACAGGATATTTGTGTATTGCTGAGGACAAGGCTGAATCCCTTGATGCATCGCTTACCAGCGATATTCGGACCTGCCAGGACCTAGCTGAGAGGATTGCAGATCATATCCGGATCACCGGAACATATCATGAACACGAGTCAGGAGAACCGATATGGCAATCCCTGGATTCACTTATCAGACGACTGATACAGGAGATGAGCAATACGGTTCAGATAACAGCCGATATCGAGCCGGTTGAGATACGTGCCGACCCTCTCATGTACAAAGTACTCTATAATATTGCTGAAAACAGCGTCAGGCACGGAGAGAATACAACTCTGATTACCTGTGAATCAGCCATCTTAAACGATTCATTTATCCTGGTTATGGAAGATAATGGGAAGGGGATTCTTGAGGAGGAAAAGTCAAGAATTTTTGAACCGGGATTTGGGAAGAATACGGGTCTCGGACTTTCTTTCTGCCAGGATATTCTCAATTATTCTGGGATTTCCATAAGAGAAACTGGAAAAGCAGGATCCGGAGCACGGTTTGAGATCCTGTTTCCCCCCGGAACCTGGAGAGAGAAAAATACATGA
- a CDS encoding tetratricopeptide repeat protein, producing MTSPESCAGIVTHIREHVPGEKGQVMEYLIDMEHHYTAHPCQKAISDVIASLAVLSFSQTEFQTFVSRVQNPDLIVEAVLASVRSLLDERDGTAAESALSYILPYAEHPDEEGGKYRSFRDFIEYAYYITYVTPEQDFTVHPYLNCDILLQSGRLAALKGEKNRARAIFTSLSVLSPVNDSILFARADFCREEGNLDEFRNLTIHCFEYAWKPEDLAHAYRNMGYYLIETGDYTGAVTCYLMGTTWEDSTETARELAYIKEKSQIELDVSYILSHGREILDERNIPFGPNLKIIDLMVTYADECKQDGDFFEARRYLSRAKALELSDSLEREIEVIERFIEDNTIF from the coding sequence ATGACATCACCAGAGAGTTGTGCAGGGATTGTTACGCACATCAGGGAGCATGTTCCCGGTGAAAAAGGTCAGGTAATGGAATACCTCATCGATATGGAGCATCATTATACAGCCCATCCATGTCAGAAGGCGATATCTGACGTTATAGCATCTCTGGCTGTCTTATCATTCTCTCAAACTGAATTTCAGACCTTCGTATCCCGGGTTCAAAACCCTGATCTGATTGTAGAGGCAGTTCTTGCATCTGTCCGTTCACTCCTGGACGAACGAGATGGAACGGCTGCAGAGTCAGCATTGTCATATATCCTTCCCTATGCTGAACATCCGGATGAGGAGGGGGGAAAATATCGTTCATTTCGGGACTTTATAGAATATGCATATTACATCACCTATGTCACGCCTGAACAGGATTTTACGGTTCATCCCTATCTGAACTGTGATATCCTGCTACAGTCCGGACGGCTCGCTGCTTTGAAGGGAGAGAAGAATAGAGCCCGTGCCATTTTTACATCACTTTCAGTATTAAGTCCGGTCAATGATTCCATATTGTTTGCACGTGCTGATTTCTGCCGGGAAGAGGGAAACCTGGATGAATTTCGCAATCTCACGATCCACTGTTTTGAGTATGCCTGGAAACCTGAAGACCTTGCCCATGCCTATCGGAACATGGGATATTACCTGATAGAAACCGGTGATTATACCGGTGCCGTCACCTGTTACCTGATGGGCACCACGTGGGAGGATTCGACAGAGACTGCCCGTGAACTGGCATATATCAAAGAAAAGTCCCAGATAGAGTTGGATGTGTCGTATATCCTCTCTCATGGCCGGGAGATCCTGGATGAACGGAATATTCCGTTTGGTCCGAATCTGAAGATCATCGATCTGATGGTCACGTATGCAGATGAATGTAAACAGGATGGAGATTTCTTTGAAGCCAGAAGGTATCTCAGCCGGGCAAAAGCGCTTGAATTAAGTGACAGTCTTGAACGGGAAATAGAAGTGATTGAGCGGTTTATTGAGGATAATACGATATTTTAA
- a CDS encoding DUF99 family protein, translating into MQLQKQGIRVFGISESFASRDWSVLCGVVMRRDLHIDGFCFGKVRVGGMDATAEIIRMTAVLDRQDVNAIMLNGCVIAWYNVINPVEIMEITGLPVICVSYKDSEGLTGHIRHHFPGDEERVRRYENLGERLSIPVKTGLSLFARGYGCTEQEVRHLCRIFTLHGKIPEPLRVARLCARTVMQQTRTENSPIFS; encoded by the coding sequence ATGCAGCTCCAAAAGCAGGGTATCAGGGTTTTTGGGATCTCCGAGTCCTTTGCTTCTCGGGACTGGTCGGTCCTCTGCGGCGTTGTTATGCGTCGGGACCTGCATATTGACGGGTTCTGCTTTGGAAAGGTCAGAGTAGGGGGGATGGATGCAACGGCAGAGATAATCAGGATGACAGCCGTTCTTGACCGGCAGGACGTAAATGCCATCATGCTGAACGGATGTGTCATTGCCTGGTATAATGTGATTAATCCGGTGGAAATTATGGAAATAACCGGATTACCGGTCATTTGTGTCTCATATAAGGATTCAGAGGGTCTGACTGGTCATATCAGGCATCATTTTCCCGGAGATGAAGAGCGGGTCAGACGTTACGAAAACCTTGGAGAACGTTTATCCATACCGGTAAAAACCGGTTTATCTCTATTCGCCCGGGGATATGGATGCACCGAGCAGGAGGTCAGGCACCTCTGCAGGATCTTCACCCTGCATGGGAAGATACCTGAACCTCTCAGAGTTGCACGCCTCTGTGCCAGGACTGTCATGCAGCAGACCAGGACAGAAAATTCTCCCATATTTTCCTGA
- a CDS encoding RNA recognition motif domain-containing protein, whose product MNPRRLFVGNLTYSVDEKQLWGLFSRYGEVVGVRVIEGKGYGFVEMESYEDARAARNALNETEFQGRNLLIDDVRPPKPKTGFQQRPGGKFQGRRSPSTGPAGKQGKKGPVQQRGGAPPGRGGAGSGRLRQRETEYTERVLTSVTRPPRDDKKTAIRKKPKTSSSADEKSSPKKKTRFWPGGRR is encoded by the coding sequence ATGAATCCAAGACGATTGTTTGTTGGAAACCTGACATATTCCGTTGATGAGAAGCAACTATGGGGACTCTTCTCACGGTATGGTGAGGTTGTCGGTGTCCGTGTCATTGAAGGGAAAGGATACGGATTTGTAGAGATGGAAAGCTATGAAGATGCACGGGCTGCACGAAATGCCCTGAATGAGACCGAATTTCAGGGGAGAAATCTTCTTATTGATGATGTAAGACCGCCGAAACCAAAGACAGGATTCCAGCAGAGACCAGGGGGGAAATTTCAGGGGAGAAGATCCCCATCCACCGGACCGGCCGGAAAACAGGGGAAGAAAGGGCCGGTACAGCAGAGAGGAGGGGCACCACCAGGCAGGGGAGGAGCAGGGAGCGGACGACTACGACAGAGAGAGACTGAGTATACAGAACGGGTATTAACCAGTGTAACCCGGCCACCCCGTGATGATAAGAAAACTGCCATTAGGAAAAAGCCAAAGACATCATCATCAGCAGATGAAAAATCATCGCCAAAGAAAAAGACCCGGTTCTGGCCAGGTGGCAGAAGGTAA
- a CDS encoding esterase/lipase family protein has protein sequence MESIPLVLVHGWKSHPGIWRRLIEQVRIPSEQIWLFDYSGLYESTISQIAHQLRSFLHEKRRVAGYHGPVDIVCHSMGGYVTRYYVEVLDGKKREEKVRQLIEIGVPNRGSSMAEIFNDPVHGPEVIDVLSGEFVPQKYEPEKDVNVQGLRIRSRETRELCNAGIRPDIRYRNILAANRTGDPAFFPSFNGRTWVLGHDETWRTTWLGDGVIPHYDSYLPGTEFDLVPTDPVSLQADPYQYCHIFLPKNPEVIRLIIRYITNPAAPSSERFPDHR, from the coding sequence ATGGAATCCATTCCCTTGGTGCTGGTGCATGGGTGGAAGAGTCATCCAGGTATCTGGAGAAGACTTATTGAGCAGGTTCGAATCCCATCTGAACAGATCTGGCTTTTTGATTATTCTGGTCTATATGAATCGACGATCTCACAAATCGCTCACCAGCTCAGGTCCTTCCTTCATGAGAAACGAAGGGTAGCCGGATATCATGGACCGGTTGACATTGTCTGTCACTCTATGGGTGGTTATGTCACCCGGTATTATGTCGAAGTGCTTGACGGGAAAAAAAGGGAGGAGAAGGTTCGCCAGTTGATCGAGATAGGGGTCCCAAACCGGGGCTCTTCAATGGCCGAGATTTTTAATGATCCGGTACATGGACCAGAGGTCATAGATGTCCTCTCTGGTGAATTTGTCCCGCAGAAATATGAACCGGAGAAGGATGTCAATGTTCAGGGTCTTCGGATCAGAAGCCGGGAGACCAGAGAATTATGCAATGCGGGAATCAGGCCTGACATCAGGTACAGGAACATTCTTGCTGCAAACCGGACCGGAGATCCGGCATTCTTCCCAAGTTTTAACGGACGGACCTGGGTGCTCGGGCATGATGAAACCTGGCGAACCACCTGGCTTGGAGATGGGGTGATTCCTCATTATGACTCATACCTTCCAGGAACGGAGTTTGATCTTGTCCCGACTGACCCGGTTAGTCTGCAGGCTGATCCCTATCAGTACTGCCATATTTTCCTGCCAAAGAATCCCGAAGTCATCAGGCTTATCATCCGCTATATTACCAACCCGGCAGCCCCCTCATCAGAAAGGTTTCCTGATCACCGCTAA
- a CDS encoding DUF2115 domain-containing protein, which produces MITERVCCGMTDPERSKIESIVARLAGAANKGELGTIVAEEIQKYSVFELQVIGGRLHLEIERLPAHYRHKIRSYFKDQIFGAHHILLSRYRSGYFRKCTDQIRDPELFLSYCRMIPDGCMAWDEGMWKNPEIWSPRHRLFYYLIAAYTMFVEDLPGHPVGMPFPGGQVVEKRGNEYYCPIRDKEKDVFFSICNFCPARQTD; this is translated from the coding sequence GTGATTACAGAACGGGTCTGCTGTGGGATGACAGATCCAGAGCGATCAAAGATAGAATCAATCGTCGCACGGCTTGCTGGAGCGGCGAACAAAGGTGAACTTGGCACTATCGTTGCAGAAGAAATTCAGAAGTACTCGGTATTTGAGCTGCAGGTGATCGGCGGGAGATTACATCTTGAGATTGAACGGCTACCTGCACATTACCGGCATAAAATCAGATCCTATTTCAAAGACCAGATATTCGGTGCCCACCACATACTCCTGTCCAGGTATAGAAGTGGTTATTTCAGGAAATGTACTGATCAGATTCGTGATCCTGAGCTCTTTCTCTCGTACTGCCGGATGATACCTGACGGGTGTATGGCATGGGATGAGGGTATGTGGAAGAACCCGGAGATCTGGAGCCCGAGGCACCGGCTTTTTTACTATCTGATTGCAGCATATACGATGTTCGTTGAAGACCTCCCCGGTCACCCGGTTGGGATGCCGTTTCCTGGCGGTCAGGTTGTAGAAAAACGGGGTAATGAGTACTATTGCCCCATTCGTGACAAGGAAAAGGATGTATTCTTCTCAATCTGTAACTTCTGTCCTGCCAGGCAGACTGATTAA
- a CDS encoding mechanosensitive ion channel family protein, with the protein MEPSNILALIILISGIIGIIIIKAVGNLLKSRAKRTESVIDDIILSSIGKPLILFLIIITVYSTLATSTLIPPEYTWILDNRYLLVCITILATWIFWSFVKNVANQYEEYILQSATNEAGIRFYHFFRSTFSYIVWIIAGIIILKILNVDITPLLAAGGIVGIAAGFAGKDILGNFFSGALLAADQPFRIGDRIQVQDYIGDVIAIGPRSTRIQTLDSQLITIPNSILTNDVVINYAEPDLKIKVRVNIGVAYGSDIQKVKTILFRIADEIIKTGLCLGDPKPSVFFLEFAESSLNLQMIVWTEKYTMTYEIRDFINCRIQTEFEREGIEIPFPQMDVHMNK; encoded by the coding sequence ATGGAACCTTCGAATATTCTTGCTCTCATCATACTCATCAGTGGAATTATCGGCATCATCATTATAAAAGCTGTCGGAAATCTCCTGAAATCGCGGGCAAAAAGAACAGAAAGTGTAATTGATGACATCATTTTATCCTCTATCGGAAAACCCCTTATCCTGTTCCTTATTATCATCACCGTCTATTCTACTCTGGCAACGAGCACCCTCATACCTCCTGAATACACCTGGATTTTGGACAACAGATACCTTCTGGTCTGTATTACCATCCTTGCAACCTGGATCTTCTGGTCATTTGTAAAGAATGTTGCAAACCAGTACGAAGAGTACATACTCCAATCAGCGACAAATGAAGCAGGAATCAGGTTCTATCATTTCTTTCGATCGACATTCAGTTACATTGTCTGGATAATCGCCGGAATCATTATCCTTAAGATACTCAATGTTGATATCACCCCTCTTCTTGCTGCCGGAGGTATTGTGGGAATTGCCGCAGGTTTTGCAGGAAAGGATATCCTGGGTAACTTCTTTTCAGGGGCACTCCTTGCTGCGGATCAACCGTTTCGTATCGGTGACCGAATCCAGGTGCAGGACTATATCGGAGATGTTATTGCCATAGGGCCCAGGAGTACAAGAATTCAGACTCTTGACAGTCAGCTGATAACCATTCCGAACTCCATCCTCACGAATGATGTGGTGATCAATTATGCCGAACCGGATCTGAAGATCAAGGTGCGAGTAAATATCGGAGTTGCCTATGGCAGTGATATTCAAAAAGTAAAGACAATACTTTTCAGAATCGCAGATGAGATCATTAAAACCGGTCTTTGCCTGGGTGATCCAAAACCTTCCGTATTTTTCCTTGAATTTGCAGAGTCGAGCCTGAATCTGCAGATGATTGTATGGACAGAAAAATACACGATGACGTATGAGATTCGGGATTTTATAAACTGTCGTATTCAGACGGAATTTGAGAGAGAGGGGATCGAGATTCCATTCCCCCAGATGGATGTACATATGAATAAATGA
- a CDS encoding carboxymuconolactone decarboxylase family protein: MELSPMELFQKEAPECAAAFNSLIQALIAREGLDQKTKQLIYIAMKTAMGDDRAVRAHLPMAKALGATREEMVDAVLLTLTVSGISGVLKVLPHIVEMYDTK; this comes from the coding sequence ATGGAACTCAGCCCCATGGAACTTTTTCAGAAAGAGGCCCCGGAATGTGCAGCAGCATTCAATAGTCTGATTCAGGCACTTATTGCAAGAGAGGGATTAGACCAGAAGACAAAGCAGCTCATCTATATCGCCATGAAAACGGCTATGGGCGATGACCGGGCAGTCCGGGCTCACCTTCCAATGGCAAAAGCACTTGGAGCGACAAGAGAGGAGATGGTTGATGCAGTCCTTCTGACTCTAACCGTCAGTGGTATATCAGGTGTTTTAAAAGTCCTTCCTCATATTGTTGAGATGTATGATACAAAATGA
- a CDS encoding Nre family DNA repair protein, which produces MSIGKAEYLRTLTVSTLQNRSVPVGTELDGSSPPSIFIGSAGYPRVYAGPLITPEHGDTGIYDTPESWIPAQKSQEEIIGYRLSLVRGKRLVETTDIHSRFVSQLQEIVLSDTSVESEAAFLEVPTGFSLSEEHAPFGPSASIDTLSCEPVRWNHHLERVFYDTDLLARDAVINLHQEKVPFSAIQKAFSAGTMGNGKKRHLVPTRWSITAVDSTLADSLYNRVKQFSPIDTWRVHEFSSLHNRYAIILTPTGWQYEWTEAFIRVLGDEKLVFSDSEVKRPKTEYSSVGGCYYSCKMAVLEALLKEQKQAGAIVLREATEGYVPLGVFNVRENVRNAMLTRGKEFESFKDAFSYVSGTMTLEPEYFIKSGRLLRSLMKEQQTRLSDFTSCKTEHSDGDNYDK; this is translated from the coding sequence ATGAGCATCGGAAAGGCTGAATATCTCCGTACTCTTACGGTCTCAACGCTTCAGAACAGATCGGTACCAGTCGGTACAGAACTCGATGGAAGCTCCCCTCCGTCCATCTTCATCGGAAGTGCCGGTTACCCGAGGGTCTATGCCGGCCCTCTTATCACCCCCGAACATGGAGATACGGGTATATATGACACACCGGAGTCATGGATCCCGGCACAGAAGTCACAGGAGGAGATTATCGGATACCGACTTAGTCTGGTGCGGGGAAAAAGACTGGTTGAGACCACCGATATCCATAGCAGATTTGTCAGCCAGTTGCAGGAGATCGTACTGTCAGACACTTCTGTTGAGAGTGAAGCTGCATTTCTCGAAGTCCCGACAGGTTTTTCATTAAGTGAGGAGCATGCACCTTTCGGACCAAGTGCATCAATAGATACACTCTCATGTGAACCGGTGAGATGGAACCACCACCTTGAACGGGTCTTTTATGACACCGACCTGCTGGCACGGGATGCTGTGATAAACCTCCATCAGGAGAAGGTTCCATTCTCTGCAATTCAAAAGGCATTCTCTGCTGGAACCATGGGAAACGGCAAGAAACGTCATCTTGTCCCGACCAGATGGTCTATTACGGCGGTGGACAGCACCCTTGCCGATTCTCTCTATAACCGGGTGAAACAATTCAGTCCCATTGATACCTGGCGGGTTCATGAATTTTCAAGCCTTCATAACCGGTATGCAATCATCCTTACCCCGACCGGGTGGCAGTATGAATGGACCGAGGCTTTTATCAGGGTTCTTGGAGACGAGAAACTGGTATTTTCAGACTCTGAAGTAAAGCGGCCAAAGACAGAATACTCATCTGTCGGTGGTTGTTATTACTCATGTAAAATGGCGGTGCTTGAAGCACTCCTAAAAGAACAAAAACAGGCCGGAGCAATCGTTCTCAGGGAGGCAACCGAAGGGTATGTGCCACTCGGAGTATTTAACGTCCGCGAAAATGTCAGAAATGCGATGCTTACCAGGGGAAAGGAGTTTGAATCATTTAAGGATGCATTCTCCTATGTGTCAGGGACCATGACATTGGAGCCTGAGTACTTCATAAAATCCGGACGTCTGCTCAGGAGTCTTATGAAAGAACAGCAGACTCGTCTCTCTGACTTTACCTCCTGCAAAACTGAGCACTCTGATGGGGACAACTATGATAAATGA
- a CDS encoding response regulator: protein MTEKKKILIIDDEAVFRKILKENLSYCGYVCKTAESPSEGMRYLKTDTFDLILLDIMMEPLDGWDTLDLIKSLTYGYETPVIMVSSKKMDLVEVIRYGERLYGYMAKPLTREEICAGVYSFFRWYESLHEAAEKISTDSVPPEDIALWLDLSRQVRVITDLRAEAAIICLPDLNRTEEECRDQLNAQVDQMIREKRSKLEELEQKYPVLHTIPQ, encoded by the coding sequence ATGACGGAAAAGAAGAAGATCCTGATCATAGACGATGAAGCAGTCTTTCGGAAAATATTAAAGGAAAACCTTTCTTATTGTGGATATGTGTGCAAGACTGCAGAATCTCCGTCAGAAGGAATGCGATATTTAAAGACTGATACCTTTGATCTTATCCTCCTTGACATCATGATGGAACCGCTTGATGGCTGGGACACCCTTGACCTGATTAAAAGTCTCACTTATGGCTATGAAACCCCGGTTATCATGGTGTCATCAAAGAAGATGGATCTTGTCGAGGTTATCAGGTATGGGGAACGGTTGTATGGATATATGGCAAAACCCCTTACACGGGAAGAGATATGTGCCGGTGTATACTCATTTTTCCGCTGGTATGAATCGCTGCATGAAGCTGCTGAAAAAATCAGTACCGATTCTGTACCACCGGAGGACATTGCCCTCTGGCTTGATCTCTCACGGCAGGTAAGAGTGATTACCGACCTTCGGGCAGAGGCAGCTATTATCTGTCTGCCGGATTTGAACCGGACCGAAGAAGAGTGCAGGGATCAGTTAAATGCACAGGTTGATCAGATGATCCGGGAAAAACGCTCGAAACTGGAAGAACTTGAGCAAAAATATCCGGTTTTGCACACAATACCCCAGTGA
- a CDS encoding RNA recognition motif domain-containing protein, whose translation MEGKRLYVGNLPYSANETQIRELFAPFGTIENVKLIEQKGFGFVEMSSSEEAQNAMDSLNQTEFGGRTLRIDEARPMQPRREFGGSGSFGGNRGYGGGGRSSGGYGGDRRRY comes from the coding sequence ATGGAAGGAAAGAGATTATACGTTGGGAACCTCCCCTACTCTGCAAACGAGACCCAGATCAGAGAACTGTTCGCTCCATTCGGTACTATTGAAAATGTGAAACTTATCGAGCAGAAGGGCTTTGGCTTTGTAGAGATGAGTTCCTCTGAAGAGGCACAAAACGCAATGGATTCTCTGAACCAGACCGAATTTGGTGGACGGACCCTCCGGATTGATGAAGCACGTCCAATGCAGCCACGCCGTGAATTTGGCGGAAGTGGTTCATTTGGTGGCAACCGTGGCTATGGTGGCGGTGGAAGAAGCAGCGGTGGCTATGGTGGCGACCGCAGAAGATACTAA
- a CDS encoding CARDB domain-containing protein, whose product MMIQKSGFLIFILLILFFSGYGAADAIITDDTMTHDDPAVSVSASDGPDYLVRFVDVPVYESTTYRGGVIHPSLGVKNTGMNDTSGDMVNVSGYLGSYLLLPVISTFPALMCGQEQTITLEYKLPDTIEYGGYVFSVMIDPDNLTHDTNTTNNMKKAGGMISITSPDDDSFIGCEACWEGYR is encoded by the coding sequence ATGATGATCCAAAAATCCGGCTTTCTCATTTTTATACTTCTTATCCTGTTTTTTTCAGGTTATGGAGCGGCAGATGCTATAATAACGGATGATACTATGACGCATGATGATCCTGCTGTGTCTGTTTCTGCCAGCGATGGTCCTGATTATCTGGTGAGGTTTGTTGATGTACCGGTTTATGAGAGCACAACATACCGGGGAGGAGTGATACATCCATCACTGGGAGTAAAAAATACCGGTATGAATGACACTTCCGGCGATATGGTAAATGTAAGTGGGTATCTTGGGAGTTATCTGCTGCTTCCGGTAATCAGCACATTCCCGGCACTCATGTGCGGACAGGAGCAGACAATAACCCTTGAATATAAACTTCCGGACACGATTGAGTACGGAGGATATGTCTTTTCCGTCATGATCGATCCTGACAATCTCACCCATGATACCAATACCACGAATAATATGAAGAAGGCAGGGGGGATGATCAGTATTACCTCTCCGGATGATGATTCATTTATCGGTTGTGAAGCCTGCTGGGAAGGATACCGGTAA
- a CDS encoding cupin domain-containing protein: protein MSAMSVLFRITLINILFIASFSGISFADGSWEGSEGILITSDAWDEVRYDEYTTIFDVVSLLDRMGGLSLGSNLSVQVFTSEDGGILSPDAILPVPEVIYITEGSLRLNVDDEEVLAERGQAVYIPPQTIRRFENAANDTLQFISVIDWASPAGEIHSSNENKTIQEIFNHQEPLNQTKVVYEDMIPALELGDSGTNRTFRFSRFVHPREGPYDITYDLGTARIDAGSGIPDHYIDGRYQLITVLTGSGNISVGCHEYAVSRNDIIYVAPGAVMNLTASDDMNLLVLTNPYYMEMFDWSMPYACDYLY from the coding sequence ATGTCTGCAATGTCAGTTCTTTTCAGAATAACCCTCATAAATATTCTGTTTATCGCCTCATTTTCCGGTATCAGCTTTGCTGATGGATCATGGGAGGGCTCTGAAGGGATTCTGATCACGAGTGATGCATGGGATGAGGTCAGGTATGATGAGTATACCACGATATTCGATGTGGTCTCACTTCTTGACCGGATGGGAGGGTTATCCCTTGGATCAAACCTGTCTGTGCAGGTATTCACATCAGAGGACGGAGGTATTCTCTCACCTGATGCTATCCTTCCGGTTCCTGAGGTCATTTATATTACAGAGGGTTCACTCAGGCTGAACGTCGATGATGAAGAGGTTCTGGCCGAACGTGGCCAGGCAGTATACATCCCGCCCCAGACCATTCGGAGGTTTGAAAATGCCGCAAATGATACTCTTCAGTTCATTTCAGTGATTGACTGGGCATCACCAGCTGGCGAAATACATTCATCTAATGAGAATAAAACCATACAAGAGATCTTCAATCATCAGGAACCCTTGAATCAGACAAAAGTTGTCTATGAGGATATGATTCCAGCCTTGGAACTGGGTGATTCTGGTACAAACAGGACTTTCCGGTTCTCACGATTTGTCCATCCCCGTGAAGGTCCGTACGATATTACCTATGATCTCGGGACCGCCAGAATTGATGCCGGCTCAGGTATTCCGGATCACTATATAGATGGAAGGTACCAGCTGATAACCGTCCTTACTGGCTCAGGGAATATATCAGTGGGATGCCATGAGTATGCCGTGAGCAGGAATGACATCATCTATGTGGCACCTGGTGCTGTAATGAACCTGACGGCATCGGATGATATGAATCTTCTGGTTCTAACCAATCCCTATTATATGGAGATGTTTGACTGGTCAATGCCCTATGCCTGTGATTACCTGTATTAA